From a single Miltoncostaea oceani genomic region:
- a CDS encoding DUF1501 domain-containing protein, with protein sequence MTFDDQTHTGCEDHAITRRSLLRRGAGRAVPLPVEALEGLAGVDTSHGMTRRQILERGVGLWVACAALGSMGTKELIEAAQADAAASPAGRILVSLYLDGGNDGLNTLVPLTDPRYAPLRGGLAIAPETTIALPDSADFGWHPALGGLSGLYNQGLVSVLPAVDYPEPDGSHFSSSAYWRRGIVGPTRTTSGWLGRTLEELGAKRNPLQGISVDWSPDPVLASHRAPTATVHDPGSVGFWMPGVWERNFTEAYRQAARGGRPSAGLAAARQAYNNAFHVQDKLAPLAKQKGRAGYPDTDLGKKLSGLARILGAGFGTRVASLSIGGFDTHDDQPDDHRRLLGDLGSSLAAWQADLQARGISDRVMTLVWSEFGRRPQVNDGLGTDHGAGGLLLLVGDHANGGIRSEFPGLGSLDPNKNLRVTTDFRHVYATLLESWLGVEAARVLPGIGPERLPILR encoded by the coding sequence CGCCGGGCGTGCGGTGCCCCTGCCTGTTGAGGCGCTCGAGGGCCTCGCCGGCGTCGACACCTCCCATGGCATGACGCGCCGGCAGATCCTCGAGCGCGGGGTGGGTCTCTGGGTCGCCTGCGCCGCGCTCGGGTCGATGGGCACCAAGGAGCTGATCGAGGCAGCGCAGGCCGATGCCGCCGCCTCTCCCGCCGGGCGCATCCTCGTCTCGCTTTACCTCGACGGAGGTAACGACGGCCTGAACACTCTGGTCCCGCTGACCGACCCCCGCTACGCCCCGCTGCGCGGAGGCCTCGCGATCGCCCCGGAGACGACGATCGCGCTGCCGGACTCAGCCGATTTCGGCTGGCACCCGGCCCTCGGCGGCCTCTCGGGTCTCTACAACCAGGGCCTGGTCAGCGTCCTCCCCGCCGTCGATTACCCGGAGCCCGACGGATCCCACTTCAGCTCATCCGCCTACTGGCGCCGCGGGATCGTCGGCCCGACGCGGACGACCAGCGGCTGGCTCGGCCGCACGCTCGAGGAGCTCGGAGCCAAGCGCAACCCGCTCCAGGGCATCAGCGTCGACTGGTCGCCCGACCCGGTCCTCGCCTCACACCGGGCGCCGACGGCGACGGTCCACGACCCCGGCAGCGTCGGCTTCTGGATGCCGGGAGTGTGGGAGCGAAACTTCACCGAGGCCTACCGCCAGGCCGCGCGTGGGGGGCGGCCCTCCGCCGGCCTCGCGGCGGCCCGTCAGGCCTACAACAACGCCTTCCACGTCCAGGACAAGCTTGCGCCCCTCGCCAAGCAGAAGGGGCGTGCGGGATACCCCGACACGGACCTCGGCAAGAAGCTCTCCGGCCTCGCGCGCATCCTCGGCGCGGGATTCGGCACCCGCGTGGCGTCCCTGTCGATCGGCGGCTTCGACACCCACGACGACCAGCCCGACGACCACCGGCGACTGCTCGGGGATCTCGGCTCGAGCCTCGCCGCCTGGCAGGCCGACCTCCAGGCGCGCGGCATCTCGGACCGGGTGATGACACTCGTCTGGAGTGAGTTCGGCCGGCGCCCCCAGGTCAACGACGGCCTCGGCACCGACCACGGCGCCGGCGGCCTCCTGCTCCTCGTCGGAGACCACGCCAACGGCGGCATCAGATCCGAGTTCCCCGGACTGGGCTCACTCGATCCGAACAAGAACCTGCGGGTCACGACCGACTTCCGACACGTCTACGCGACGCTGCTCGAGAGCTGGCTGGGCGTCGAGGCGGCCCGTGTGCTCCCCGGGATCGGACCTGAGCGTCTGCCCATCCTGCGCTGA
- a CDS encoding DUF3644 domain-containing protein — protein MPARRRFWHQLQSSKGEARLAVDLHNRSGRERRLEAFIVHMSLAWLKMLQAHFDEQGRERELYKRDSKKRRQRTEDGDWKMRSLSALLAETYTESNPIRRNVEFFLGLRHKVEHRYDGEVAALVAGKAQAIVLNYERELVRMFGASEGLAQELRFPVFLGSITDDAVEVLKGVRARTPRSVLDYIQDFDASLEPDVASDSAYEFRVVLVPQTGPKTEADVAMSFVRLDALDDEQREQVERAFTIIREKTIPVHNDNVLLPKDVAARVVERLSLRFTVTDHTKCWQHYGVRPPEGSNHPERTKSDFCRWDKTFRRHVYTVAWAEYLVRRLRDTDEHRAVLGRDPVPSAVETTRMSAQR, from the coding sequence GCATCAACTCCAGTCGAGCAAGGGCGAGGCTCGGCTAGCGGTCGATCTGCACAACCGCTCGGGCCGGGAGCGCCGACTGGAGGCTTTCATCGTCCACATGAGCCTCGCCTGGCTCAAGATGCTTCAGGCTCACTTCGACGAGCAAGGGCGCGAGCGCGAACTCTACAAACGAGACAGCAAGAAGCGTCGGCAGCGAACCGAAGATGGCGACTGGAAAATGCGATCGCTCAGCGCCCTTCTCGCCGAGACGTACACGGAGAGCAACCCAATCCGGAGAAACGTCGAGTTCTTCCTCGGCTTGCGTCACAAGGTCGAGCACCGCTACGACGGAGAGGTCGCAGCCCTTGTAGCCGGAAAGGCGCAGGCCATCGTCCTGAACTACGAGCGCGAGCTGGTCCGGATGTTCGGCGCCTCTGAGGGACTGGCCCAGGAGCTTCGCTTTCCGGTGTTCCTCGGCAGCATCACCGACGATGCCGTTGAGGTCCTGAAGGGAGTGCGTGCACGGACACCACGATCGGTCTTGGACTACATCCAAGACTTTGACGCCTCCCTCGAACCCGACGTCGCAAGCGACAGCGCCTACGAGTTCAGGGTCGTTCTCGTGCCCCAGACCGGCCCCAAGACGGAGGCTGACGTCGCCATGAGCTTCGTCCGACTCGACGCCCTAGACGATGAGCAGCGCGAGCAGGTCGAGAGAGCCTTCACCATCATTCGCGAGAAGACAATTCCTGTGCATAACGATAATGTTCTACTCCCGAAGGACGTAGCAGCGCGGGTCGTCGAACGACTTAGTTTACGTTTCACTGTGACCGACCACACGAAGTGCTGGCAGCACTACGGAGTGCGGCCGCCAGAAGGCTCTAATCATCCCGAGCGAACAAAGTCAGACTTCTGTCGCTGGGACAAGACATTTAGACGCCACGTCTACACGGTAGCCTGGGCTGAGTACCTTGTCCGTAGACTTAGAGACACAGACGAGCACCGCGCCGTACTTGGACGCGATCCTGTGCCAAGTGCCGTCGAAACGACCAGAATGTCGGCACAGCGGTAA